GATGCCCTTTTGGGCCCTCTTCATGGtcacctcctgcctcctcctggtcCCACAAAACCTGGCACAAGTCACCAGCCAAGGTGAGGTGGGTAGAGGGTGGAGATCACCTATGCCCAGGAAGAGGGACCCCTGGGAGGGGATGCAGAGTCCTTGGAGGGGATGTAGGGTAAGAGGTTCCCACTGGTCCCCTACTCACACCTGGTAGGACCCAGAACCCAACTTACCAGCTGTTCCTCAGATGTCTCCTTGCTGGCCTTGGACTCAGAGCCCCTGAGGTGTTTCTCCCAAACATTTGAGGACCTCACTTGCTTCTGGAATGATGAAGAGGCAGCGCCCAATGGGACATACCAGCTGCTGTATGCCTACCCAGGGTAGGTGCTGGGTTGTACCTCACTCCCCATATATTTGTCCCTGTGGTTAGCTCTCCTGAGTCCCACTCTAAGAGCTTCCCTGTTTGGGGCCCTACTGGAGGACTTACTCTAAGAATACGTGTTAAGTAGTCACCTTATGAACAGCTCAGCTCAAGCCCCTATGTAATTCCAAATCCCAACTATCTCTAgcagtgaaaagaaaaatggcagCAATGAAAACAGATGTTGGGAATGGGCCAAGGCCTGGGTCCTCAGGGTTGAGTAAGGCAATTATGTAGGGAGACTTCTCCTATACCAACAGAGAGAAGCCCCGTGCCTGCCCCCTGAGTTCCCGGAGTATACCCCCCTTTGGAACCCGATATATGTGCCAGTTTCCAGCCCAGGATGAAGTACGCCTCTTCTTTCCACTGCACCTCTGGGTGAAGGATATGTTCCTGAATCAGACTTTGACCCATCGGGTACTCTTTGTGGAAAATGTGGGTAAGGGCACCCCTACCACCCTCGCGCCCCCATTTGTTGCCTGCATTCCAGCTCCTAGAATCCGACTTGCCTGCAGCCTTTTGAGACAACGTGGATGCCCCCCATTACCAGATTCCCAGAGGCATCTCAAGATCCTGTGATCATCCCTCCCAATCTTGGCATCCAAATCTAGATTTGTCTCAAAAACCATTTCACACCAAGGACATCCCAGTCCCCTCATCATTAATATATTCATTGAGTCACTCATTCTACAGTTACAGAATACCTACTGTATGCCTAGTACTATGCTAGATGACAAGGATACAAACATGAAAAGAAGTTCAAGGAGCAGTCTAACAAACTATTACATCGCAGTGATGTCTCTATTCTCATGAGGAAAGCAGGAGAGGATAAAGAGCCTTCCTACCCTGCCATCTCCCCAAAAGAGTGACAatctgtgatctttttttttaacccaatggCTACCCTCAATTTAGTACCCCTTTCTATAGACCATGGATTGAACCAAAGAACATGGTATTCAAAATTCTGATATGCCCTGTTTTGCCCTCAGGCCTGCCATCTCCCCCTAATATCATCAAGGCTGTGGGCGGGAGCCAGCCAGGAGAACTTCAGATCCACTGGGAGGCCCCAGCTCCTGAAATCAGTGATTTCCTGAGGCATGAACTCCGTTATTGCCCCAAGGATCCCAGGAACTCCAGCGGCCCCACAGTGATACAGCTACTCTCCACAGAAACCTGCTGCCCAACTCGGTGGAGGCTGAATGCAGCCTCCTCTCTAGACCAACCTCCATGTGTTCAGTCCACAGCACCCCAACAGGATGGACCAACACAAACCTCCCCAACTGGAGAAGTATTCTAACCTTCTTCTGCTTCACCTCCTACATCCTATCCTCTATCCTCAGTTTTGCCACAGTATACATACTTTGGGGACTCAACACTGGACTGGTTCTTGGGGAATTATTAGCCCTCGGGATTTATTTAGGGGTTTCCCCCTTTGAGTCATCCACACTGACAAAATTCAGGGCTGTAGACCTCCAAAGTAAAGTAAATTTCCCTAAAAATCCCTGAACATCACCTGAAACCCAACAACCTGGCCCCCAGTCTGGGTGCATATCTATTCAATAGGGAGCTGAGGTCTGCCCAGGGGTACTGTAGGGCTTCCAGTATAAGGGACAGAGGCTGTCTTGGATGAGAGGCAGGCCTAGATTCTGACACTTGGATTCTTCTCCCAAGGATCCATCTCTGACAGTGATGCGTAGAAGCTGCCTTATCTCTGGCCTCCAGCCTGGCAACTCCTACTGGATCCAGCTACGCAGCCAACCTGATGGGGTCTCCCTCCggggctcctggggctcctggtcCTCTCCTGTGACTGTGGACTTGCCCAGGAATGCAGGTGGGTCAACAAAGAAATGGGTAGATGGGGAgaagattaaaaagtaaaaaagatctCTAGGGAGGATTGGGCTGGATATGGAGACTCTAGGAATCATGTCCTTCCTGATGACCTCAAACTAGCCTTTGCACACGATGAACTCTgatcagagagagaagagagaataagAATAAATGTTCTATATTGTGTATATAAAAATGATCCAGATACTCTAAAGAGTAGGGACACATGGACCTGATAGGACTTACTTCTTTGACTTCAGTGGCAATTGGACTGCAGTGCTTTACCTTGGACCTGAAGAATGTTACCTGTCAGTGGCAGCAACAGGACCATACTAACTCTCAAGGCTTCTTTTACCACAGCAGGACACGATGCTGCCCCAGAGATAGGTAAGAGTTACACTACTGGTTGAATCTGATGCTAtgagaaaaagacaaatctgcagaaagagggaagagagtACTCTTGATCCTTTTCACTCTCCTACCTTGTCCCCAAACTGAACAGCCTCCAGTACCTATTCTCCCATTTCCAATGAGAGCTTTATCTTCTCAACCTTTTTCCATTCTCACTGGTAATGCCTTGGTTTATGTCAGCCTTATTTATGTCATCTGGACCATTACAAAACCTATAGTCTCATTCACCTCCAATTTATTCTCCATGCTGTGGACTAAGTGACCTTTGTTAACATCAAATATTGCCCCATCTTTGTAAAACTGTAACTTTGCATGGCCTTTCCATACATAGGTATGTATTTCAATTTCCCATGATTTGAGATCTGTTAAATCCATACAAAAGTTAGCCTGGCCTTCAAGGACTTCAACCAAACACCTCACTGATCCTTAATCCTCTCCGAATTTATTACcaagttttgttaattttatctataaaatatcttTAGAATATGTACACTTTATCTCTGCCATTGCCCTGGTACAAGCCATCATCATCTCTCACTTGGGCTACTGAAAAGACCTAAGACCTATTAATTAATCACCAAGTCATTCTCTTTATAGAAGCTTGACTGATCTTTCAAAAGTgtaaaaatgagggctggggtgtagagcgtttgcttagcatgtgcaacatcctgggttcaatccccagcattaaagagaaaaagaaaaaaggaaagaagagagagagggaagaaaaagttCAAAAGATGAACAAAACACTCCCTACTTTAAAATCTTTTGAtagtgggctagggatgtagctcagtggtaaagctcttgcctagcatgcacaaggccctgggttccccattaccaaaaaaaaaaaaaagttaaagtccTTGATAGCTTTTCACTGGTGTTAGAATGTACTGAAGCcttataaaattctaaaagacCCAGCCCCTACATATGCTTTCAGCTTCATCTTATCCTAGCCCCTTTGCGTTTTCTGTCCCAGTACTAGCCTTCCCTGGTTCCCTCTATTTCCTCTACATCTTTATCTACGCACGTGTTGTTTTCCAGCTCTTCCATCTTTACTACTACTTATCCTTCAAAATTTCAGGAAACCCTCCTTTATTACAGTTCTTCCTTATTAGATCCAATGGCATGATTATACACTCTTATTGTACCACGTACTTCTTCTTATGTATTCACCACAGTTACAATTTAACATTTATACTTAATATGACTATtcagttgattttaaaaattatcatagaATTCCAGTTGAGAAAGGCTGATCTTGACTATACATGACCCATTAGGGCAAAATCAACAAACATTGTTACTCACCAATATATTCTCTCCTATCACAGTGCCAGTAGGTACTCAGTTAAAAATTGTTCCAATGAATGAATAATGGAAAATCCACTATTAACAGTTTTAATGTGTTCTTTAGTTTTTTCTATGCATTTATATATGcctacatacatttaaaaatatatattggatcacatttatatatataatttgctttttgtttgaaACCCTGGGCCTtgcgcatgctgggcaagcactctacttctgagctaccaGCCCCACATGGTTAACTcacctttttacttaaaaaaaaaatatatatatatatatatatatatatatatatatatatatatatatatatcttggagCTCATTACAAAAAGCGTTAACTCGTTCATTTTTAATAACTACACAGATTTCCAATAATATAGAGGTGCCGTGCAAGGATTAAGGATTGACAAAACTGAAGTCATCATTTCTTCTACCAAAACCTGCCCCTTCTCTTTAATGTCCTCCATCCTTCTATATACTCGGTTTTTCAAGCCTGAAATATACAAATTGCCCTGGATTTGCTCCATCCCTCCAGTCTTATTGCTCCTGCCTCTTTAATATTTCTTGGATCATATCTTTCACTCTATCCCTGCTGCTACCACCCTATTTTCAAGCCCTTTCCACtttgcacattaaaaaaaaaaaacccacaacactGTCCTAATGAATTTCTCTGTTTCTACTCTCCCCTCAAAAATCCTTCCTACAAACTGTAGTTAAAGTGATCTTCCAGAAGTACAAAGGTAATTATGACATTTCTctgtttaaaatctttaaatgttTCCAATAATCACTATAAGATTTAAGTTCAAGCTCTTTAGAGAGGCCACAAGGGCATATCCATGACATGTTCTACATTTACCATTTGCCACCAAGCCCTCAATCCTAAAATCATTCCATACCACTTGGAGACTTCTCCAAAGCACACTCTTCTATTTGTGCATGAGTCTGTGTCCGGGATGCCCAATTATTCCCTTTGCTCAGCCTATTTATAGTCCAAGATTCAGTCTAAACACCTCCCAGTATGTCAGATGCTCCCCCTAGATGATTTAAAGCCAGTCTGCACATCCCAGAAAAAATAGcatctgtttgtttttctgtctctccCACTGAAATGAGAGCTCCTTGACAATTATTCCTCTATATACTCATAGGATAGCACAAGGCCTTTGTACATGGGTAtcaattatttgttgaataaatatataaatactcaGAGTGATAATTTTAATGGATGTAGAGTTACTTTGGGAATATAATCAAGAAGGAGACATGATTCATTTGCTCAATAAACAATTATTATTGAGAAgattatgtgccaggtactggaAACAGAGtgacaaataaaatagaaaatgttcttgggctgaggatgtagcttagcggtagagtgcttgtagAAGGTGGGGGAGGTGTTAATTTAGACTGAGTGCTCAGGAAAAGGCTCGCCAGAACAGGTGAGCTGATATCTACATAGCAAACAGAATGAATCCTGTCCAGACCTAAAGTCAAAGCAATCCAGGGCAAAGACAAAATGCAAAGACAGTGCATTTGGCACATTTGTGGCACAGAAAGAAGGCCCATGGAGATGAAGGGTGCTAAATTGGCATGAGAGTCAGAGATGAATATGGTGAGATAATGAGGCATCAAATCATAATGAGATAAGGAtcattgaaggattttaaacagaaaaataacctgacttaaaattttaaaagatgtttctCTGTGGAATAATAAATAAGAGTGGGAGCAAGGTCAGCAGTTAAAAAATTTGCCTTCATCCAGACAAGAGATAATGGTGGTTTCACCTTATGTGGCAGTGGTAAAGATCAAAATAAACAGATTTGTGATATATTCTGGACATTACCAGagcaatatttttgaaaacaaaatctgGTAGCCATGTGGAGAACTAACTGAAGATAATGGTGAAAACAGCAGCAGAAAAACCAGTTAGAAGATGGTTGTAATAAATTAATGGAAAATAACCAAATAAGAGGGCTGCTTATGAGAATAAGTTTAAAACTCTAAAGATATTTCCCTCCAGAAAGATGAAGACTCTTTAATCTTTGAAACAATCCTGTGAGATGTCAACctattttataaaaggaaggaaattaaagcagaaataaatattttgcccATCATTATACACTAGTAGGCCAAGACCTGAACTCTATTGACTATACTATTTTCATATATCATGCTAGCTCTTTCCTTAAGGGGAAGAGGCTGGGTGTCAAGTCAGAGATAAAGGGAAAGCTCTGGAGGGCTATCCAAGGGAGAAGTTAGATTATAATCCATACAGACCATAGTCCTGTATCATGGTGAGGATGGGGATTAGTTTCTGGGGCAGGCCTGATTTAATGACTCTGTGGGACTGGTTCTTAGGGACCCCATGTGGGAGAAgtgtgaagaggaggaggaaacaaATCCAGGATTACAGCCCCCTCAGTTCTCTCGATGCCACTTCAAGTCACAAAATGACAGTGTTATTCACATCCTTG
This region of Ictidomys tridecemlineatus isolate mIctTri1 chromosome 11, mIctTri1.hap1, whole genome shotgun sequence genomic DNA includes:
- the Mpl gene encoding thrombopoietin receptor, whose amino-acid sequence is MPFWALFMVTSCLLLVPQNLAQVTSQDVSLLALDSEPLRCFSQTFEDLTCFWNDEEAAPNGTYQLLYAYPGEKPRACPLSSRSIPPFGTRYMCQFPAQDEVRLFFPLHLWVKDMFLNQTLTHRVLFVENVGLPSPPNIIKAVGGSQPGELQIHWEAPAPEISDFLRHELRYCPKDPRNSSGPTVIQLLSTETCCPTRWRLNAASSLDQPPCVQSTAPQQDGPTQTSPTGEDPSLTVMRRSCLISGLQPGNSYWIQLRSQPDGVSLRGSWGSWSSPVTVDLPRNAVAIGLQCFTLDLKNVTCQWQQQDHTNSQGFFYHSRTRCCPRDRDPMWEKCEEEEETNPGLQPPQFSRCHFKSQNDSVIHILVEVTTAKGAVYSYLGSPFWIHQVVLIPTPNLLWKEISSGQLELEWQHPSPWAAQETCYQLRYTGEDHQDWKMLEPPLGARGGTLELRPRSRYHLQLRARLNGPTYQGPWSAWSDPARVETASETAWISLVTALLLLLGVSALLGLLLLRWQFPARYRRLRHALWPSLPDLHRVLGQYLRDSAALSPPKATVTDTYEEVEPSLLEILPKSSERIPLPLCPSQAQMDYRGLQPSCLGTMPLSACPPMAESGSCCTTHIANHSYLPLSCWQQPCRLAPHSQYSGQI